In one window of Pseudodesulfovibrio sediminis DNA:
- a CDS encoding Bax inhibitor-1/YccA family protein has product MAQYPSMQRSGTAKAELVNAFMRGVYGWMSAGLGLTAVIAFLTATTPALQQLVFSFRADGSIGISSLVWILMFAELGIVFYLGARIGTMSASMATGLFLVYSAMNGLTLTPILLMYTAESVAATFVCTAGMFGAMSAYGMITKKDLTSWGSLLFMGLIGIIIAMVVNMFLQSSAMSFAISVIGVIIFLGLTAYDTQKLKTMGENVPLGDATAIRRGSILGALTLYLDFINLFLMLLRLMGSRR; this is encoded by the coding sequence ATGGCTCAATATCCCAGCATGCAACGTTCAGGCACGGCCAAGGCCGAGCTGGTTAATGCGTTTATGCGTGGTGTCTATGGCTGGATGAGCGCAGGCCTGGGGCTGACCGCTGTCATCGCATTTCTGACTGCCACTACCCCGGCTTTGCAGCAGCTTGTCTTTTCTTTTCGGGCAGACGGCTCCATCGGCATTTCCAGCCTTGTCTGGATACTGATGTTCGCCGAACTCGGTATTGTCTTCTATCTGGGCGCACGGATCGGGACCATGAGCGCCAGCATGGCCACAGGCTTGTTCCTGGTCTACAGCGCCATGAACGGGCTGACCCTGACGCCCATTCTGCTGATGTATACGGCTGAATCCGTGGCCGCGACCTTTGTCTGTACCGCAGGCATGTTTGGTGCCATGTCCGCCTACGGCATGATCACCAAGAAGGACCTCACGAGCTGGGGCAGTCTACTCTTCATGGGGCTGATCGGCATCATCATCGCCATGGTCGTCAACATGTTCCTGCAAAGCTCGGCCATGTCCTTTGCCATCTCCGTTATCGGCGTGATCATCTTCCTGGGCCTCACAGCGTATGACACGCAGAAGCTCAAGACCATGGGCGAGAATGTCCCTCTGGGTGATGCCACAGCCATCAGGCGCGGCTCCATCCTGGGCGCCCTGACCCTGTATCTTGATTTCATCAACCTGTTCCTCATGCTGCTGCGCCTCATGGGCAGCCGCAGATAA
- the lpxK gene encoding tetraacyldisaccharide 4'-kinase, whose amino-acid sequence MSDVVTEMQRSLTPVLKPFSWVYGAGMRVREKLFNRGLMPSWEPPVLTVSVGNIGWGGTGKTPVAGWLLGWAETNGVQAVLLTRGYRSKAVSLPYEVHPEALAEEAGDEPLMLARDHLKAHIVVDPNRTRAGKMAIKKFQPDLLILDDGFQHMAVKRHLNLVLLKPDDLIGEWNRVVPAGSWREPKAALARADAFMIKTGPRGFERLEPFIEERLGHLHKPLFTFQIQPTGVRRVVDGQTALGFATESYLLVTGVGDPEQVQRTAKAYFGYSPVDHMIFKDHHTYTKYNVMNMLDRARKLGCKRILCTPKDAVKLGPMCTEEFWQFNLRVDFGPSTIAKDTTFETWWGRRYGAFDLRRADRVEYEADLQARRAGEMTELQEPDDGKK is encoded by the coding sequence ATGTCTGATGTCGTAACCGAGATGCAACGCTCGCTCACCCCTGTGCTCAAACCCTTTTCCTGGGTGTACGGGGCTGGCATGCGCGTGCGCGAGAAGCTGTTCAATCGTGGGCTGATGCCGAGTTGGGAGCCGCCCGTACTGACGGTGTCCGTGGGCAACATTGGCTGGGGCGGCACCGGCAAGACGCCTGTGGCCGGTTGGCTGCTTGGTTGGGCCGAGACCAATGGGGTGCAGGCGGTGCTGCTTACTCGCGGTTATCGTTCCAAGGCGGTCTCTCTTCCGTACGAGGTGCATCCCGAGGCATTGGCCGAGGAAGCCGGTGACGAGCCGTTGATGTTGGCACGGGATCACCTGAAGGCACATATTGTTGTGGACCCGAACCGGACCCGCGCCGGAAAGATGGCCATCAAGAAATTTCAACCGGATCTGCTTATTCTCGACGACGGATTTCAGCACATGGCCGTAAAGCGGCATCTCAATCTGGTGCTTCTCAAGCCCGATGATCTCATCGGAGAGTGGAACCGGGTTGTTCCCGCGGGGTCCTGGCGTGAACCCAAGGCTGCCCTGGCTCGTGCCGATGCCTTCATGATCAAGACCGGTCCCAGGGGGTTTGAACGACTCGAGCCGTTCATCGAGGAGCGGCTGGGACATTTGCACAAACCGCTGTTCACGTTTCAGATCCAGCCCACCGGGGTACGGCGCGTGGTTGACGGGCAGACCGCCCTCGGGTTTGCCACGGAAAGCTATCTGCTGGTCACCGGTGTGGGCGATCCTGAGCAGGTCCAGCGCACGGCCAAGGCCTATTTCGGGTATTCACCTGTGGATCACATGATTTTCAAGGATCACCATACATATACCAAGTATAACGTCATGAACATGCTCGACAGGGCCAGAAAGCTGGGCTGCAAAAGGATTTTGTGTACGCCCAAGGATGCGGTCAAGTTGGGTCCCATGTGTACCGAAGAGTTCTGGCAGTTCAATCTGCGTGTGGACTTCGGGCCGTCGACCATCGCCAAGGACACGACCTTTGAGACCTGGTGGGGCCGCAGGTACGGTGCCTTCGATCTCAGGCGTGCGGACCGGGTGGAGTATGAAGCGGATTTACAGGCCCGGCGAGCGGGCGAAATGACGGAATTACAGGAGCCGGATGATGGCAAAAAATAA
- a CDS encoding GGDEF domain-containing response regulator codes for MKILLINDLIANVEIISDTLKAAGYNDLFSVSTLDQALKYIGTSLDSDTPVDLILLDLDIHDTNGIGALLTIKSHRTFEDIPIIALTANKESGILDRAFAAGASDYIVTPICPIELRARVRSALQLRREMLKRMFREQELEHLARRLERMTNLDGLTGIANRRCFDDTLVREWVRNGRDDRPIGLLMIDIDHFKKYNDSLGHVVGDTCLCSVARAIQAATHRPGDLVARYGGEEFAIILPNTDYEGACSVAEAIHTNLAKCNLHHPCSHETESVTVSIGVSSGVPNCSNSPEHLLKAADNALYLAKQSGRNRTKSVNLPRTKDIRQ; via the coding sequence ATGAAAATTCTCTTAATTAACGACCTCATCGCCAATGTGGAGATTATATCCGACACCCTGAAAGCTGCCGGATATAATGATCTATTTTCAGTATCTACGCTGGATCAGGCCTTGAAATACATAGGTACTTCTCTCGACTCTGACACACCGGTGGATCTGATACTGCTTGACCTGGATATTCATGACACGAATGGCATTGGCGCCCTGCTGACGATCAAATCGCACCGCACATTTGAAGATATTCCGATAATCGCTCTCACGGCAAACAAGGAATCCGGCATCCTGGACCGGGCGTTTGCCGCCGGGGCCTCCGACTACATAGTCACCCCCATCTGCCCCATCGAACTGAGGGCGCGTGTCCGTTCCGCTCTGCAACTCCGCCGGGAAATGCTCAAGCGGATGTTCCGTGAACAAGAGCTGGAACATCTGGCCCGGCGTCTGGAACGCATGACCAATCTCGACGGCCTGACCGGCATCGCCAACAGGCGCTGCTTTGATGACACACTGGTTCGCGAGTGGGTGCGCAATGGCCGGGACGACAGGCCCATCGGGCTGCTCATGATCGACATTGATCACTTCAAAAAATACAACGACTCACTCGGGCACGTCGTGGGCGACACCTGTCTCTGCTCCGTTGCCAGGGCAATCCAGGCAGCCACCCACCGGCCGGGCGATCTCGTGGCCCGATACGGCGGCGAAGAGTTCGCCATCATTCTGCCCAACACCGATTACGAAGGAGCCTGCTCCGTTGCCGAGGCCATCCATACAAACCTCGCCAAATGCAACCTGCATCACCCCTGCTCGCATGAAACCGAATCGGTAACCGTGTCCATCGGCGTTTCCTCTGGCGTCCCGAACTGCAGCAATTCGCCGGAACACCTGCTCAAAGCCGCGGACAACGCTCTCTATCTCGCCAAACAATCAGGCCGCAACCGAACAAAATCCGTCAACCTCCCCCGCACCAAGGATATTCGCCAGTAA
- a CDS encoding trehalose 6-phosphate synthase: MVEIERNELKTLKGFYALMAATRAVRFNAVNAIINGDAVPERSVASLQNGLDTLEDVSESEGKKVLSLDGERTISLDMDYEINELRKDIFYLEEGEETFLDLLSDLHPNFEEHVRAGHELLNGLDVNGFITDRDGTINNYCARYLTSIQSIYNAVFLTRFALNKAKRPVILTSAPLDGLIEISVNPEGEIYYAASKGRECLDLEGRVRRLSITPQKQEAIELLNKRLGDLTSGAEYEKFTLIGSGLQFKFGQSTVARQDIGKSIDEAESKAFLKTLEALVAELDPDGLNFRMEDTGLDVEIILTVETAGEGLKDFDKGDGVKYLNDELDLQMFRGPHLICGDTGSDVPMLEAALELAPDTRAIYVTENTELATRINGLTHSALIVPEPDMLVTILGTL; the protein is encoded by the coding sequence ATGGTCGAAATCGAACGAAATGAACTGAAGACACTCAAAGGTTTTTATGCGCTCATGGCGGCCACACGCGCTGTTCGCTTCAATGCGGTCAATGCCATCATCAATGGTGACGCAGTACCTGAACGGAGCGTTGCCTCGTTACAGAACGGGTTGGACACGCTCGAAGATGTATCGGAGTCCGAGGGGAAAAAGGTCCTGTCGCTGGATGGCGAGAGGACCATCTCTCTTGATATGGATTACGAGATCAACGAATTGAGGAAGGATATCTTCTATCTGGAGGAAGGAGAGGAGACGTTCCTCGATCTGCTCTCCGACCTGCATCCGAACTTTGAGGAGCACGTTCGAGCCGGACATGAGTTGCTCAATGGATTGGATGTGAACGGGTTTATCACTGATCGTGACGGGACCATCAACAACTATTGCGCTCGATACCTTACCTCGATTCAGTCCATTTACAATGCGGTTTTTCTGACCCGTTTTGCCCTGAACAAGGCGAAACGGCCGGTGATTCTGACCTCGGCCCCATTGGACGGGCTTATTGAGATCAGCGTCAACCCGGAGGGTGAAATCTACTATGCGGCTTCCAAGGGACGGGAGTGCCTGGACCTGGAGGGCCGCGTTCGTCGTCTGAGCATTACACCGCAGAAACAGGAGGCCATTGAATTACTTAACAAGCGACTGGGTGATCTGACGAGCGGGGCCGAATACGAAAAGTTCACGCTCATCGGCTCCGGCCTGCAATTCAAGTTCGGCCAATCCACCGTTGCCCGGCAGGACATCGGCAAGTCCATTGATGAAGCCGAATCCAAGGCGTTTTTGAAGACCTTGGAAGCACTGGTGGCAGAGCTTGACCCGGATGGGCTGAATTTCCGCATGGAAGATACCGGCCTGGATGTGGAAATCATTCTCACCGTTGAAACGGCGGGAGAAGGGCTCAAGGATTTCGACAAGGGGGACGGGGTAAAATATCTCAATGATGAATTGGACCTTCAGATGTTCCGGGGGCCGCACCTCATCTGCGGCGACACCGGGTCCGATGTTCCCATGTTGGAAGCCGCCCTGGAGCTGGCTCCTGACACCAGGGCCATTTACGTTACTGAAAATACTGAACTGGCAACTCGTATAAACGGGCTTACGCACTCTGCGTTGATCGTACCCGAACCTGATATGCTGGTAACCATTCTGGGCACTCTGTAG
- the rnr gene encoding ribonuclease R — protein sequence MAKNKRKQPRPSKPPLAPSALLKLFKEVQRPLSRAEVIRQLQLKKNDKRNVKDMLKELVRQGKLIRIRRGYGLADAMHCITGRLEIQRQGFGFVVPEDARRRDVFVNQRDLGGAWHGDKVVVSVFGEPKAGRNAEGRIIRVLERGRKELPAKIIKRMTGGDWLCRPSDPRLGFGIIASLKEASLAITVGDIVMCAPGEKIDPTMWEGEITEVLGAETDVAVQEAMVKSNHNIRTRFPSGSAGQAEGLPSEPSEKDFKGRKDLCAKQFVTIDGATARDFDDAILVERLPKGYRLWVAIADVAHYVNEGTPLDKEALERGNSYYFPRSVEPMFPERLSNGLCSLNPQVKRLTMVVRMDTDEAGLTRSATLFPAVIESHARLTYTQVKAAIIDKDEAVRKELEPLLPMLELAEELARKINKLRSKRGSLDFDLPEPEIFFNASGEATDIRPRQRNFAHQLIEEFMIAANEAVAHYLIERDLPCLFRIHPPADEEKLKNMFRLLSKTDKSIVMPKEITPKKLQMLVASMRGTDKEYVVNRMLLRSMKQAKYSPENEGHFGLASEEYAHFTSPIRRYADLVVHRLVKAAIALEGEETTAMPLPGQKKLQNVAGHISGRERVAMDAEREILKRVTVLFMRDHVGESFNGVISHITDFGFYVELKEVMAEGLVRLSTMDDDYYTYWSQREMLVGERTGRAFSLGQAVEVVLDEASLERLELNFSLKSVVAAAMDYKDLI from the coding sequence ATGGCAAAAAATAAACGCAAGCAACCCAGGCCTTCCAAGCCGCCCCTTGCTCCGAGCGCTTTGCTCAAGTTGTTCAAGGAAGTGCAGCGGCCGTTGTCGCGCGCAGAAGTGATCCGTCAGCTTCAGCTCAAGAAAAACGACAAGCGCAACGTCAAGGATATGCTCAAGGAGCTGGTCCGGCAGGGCAAGCTCATTCGTATTCGCAGAGGGTATGGCCTGGCGGACGCCATGCACTGTATCACCGGACGGCTGGAGATTCAGCGTCAGGGATTTGGCTTTGTGGTGCCCGAAGACGCCCGGCGCAGAGATGTTTTTGTCAATCAGCGCGATCTGGGAGGCGCATGGCATGGAGACAAGGTCGTTGTGTCCGTGTTCGGCGAACCCAAGGCCGGTCGTAACGCCGAGGGCCGAATTATTCGGGTGCTGGAGCGTGGCCGCAAGGAACTGCCCGCCAAGATCATCAAGCGCATGACTGGCGGCGACTGGCTGTGTCGGCCTAGTGACCCTCGCCTCGGGTTCGGCATTATCGCCTCGCTCAAGGAGGCTTCGCTTGCGATCACGGTGGGCGATATCGTCATGTGCGCGCCCGGTGAAAAGATCGACCCGACCATGTGGGAAGGGGAGATCACGGAGGTACTCGGAGCCGAGACAGACGTGGCTGTGCAGGAGGCCATGGTCAAATCGAATCACAATATCCGTACACGTTTTCCGTCCGGATCGGCCGGTCAGGCCGAGGGATTGCCTTCGGAGCCGTCCGAAAAGGATTTCAAAGGTCGAAAAGATTTGTGTGCCAAGCAGTTCGTGACCATCGACGGGGCCACGGCCCGGGATTTCGATGACGCCATTCTGGTGGAACGTCTGCCCAAAGGATACCGCCTCTGGGTCGCCATTGCCGATGTGGCGCACTATGTGAATGAGGGGACCCCGCTGGACAAGGAAGCCTTGGAGCGCGGTAATTCGTACTATTTCCCACGGTCTGTGGAACCCATGTTCCCGGAGCGGCTTTCCAATGGGTTGTGTTCGCTCAATCCCCAGGTCAAACGGTTGACCATGGTGGTGCGCATGGACACGGACGAGGCCGGTCTCACCCGATCGGCAACGCTGTTTCCGGCGGTTATCGAGAGCCACGCACGATTGACGTATACCCAGGTCAAAGCGGCTATTATCGATAAGGATGAGGCCGTCAGAAAAGAACTGGAACCGCTGCTGCCCATGCTGGAGCTGGCTGAAGAACTGGCGCGAAAAATCAACAAGCTTCGCTCCAAGCGCGGATCGCTTGATTTCGACCTGCCGGAACCGGAGATATTTTTCAATGCCAGCGGCGAGGCCACGGATATCCGGCCTCGTCAGCGCAATTTTGCCCATCAGCTCATTGAGGAGTTTATGATCGCCGCCAACGAGGCCGTGGCGCATTACCTCATCGAGCGTGACCTGCCCTGTCTCTTCCGTATCCATCCGCCTGCGGATGAGGAAAAGCTCAAGAATATGTTCCGGCTGTTGTCCAAGACGGATAAATCCATTGTCATGCCCAAGGAGATTACACCCAAGAAGCTGCAAATGCTGGTGGCCTCCATGCGTGGCACGGACAAGGAGTATGTGGTCAACCGCATGCTGCTCAGGTCCATGAAGCAGGCAAAATACTCGCCGGAGAACGAAGGGCACTTCGGGCTTGCGAGCGAGGAGTACGCGCACTTTACGTCACCCATCCGCCGGTACGCCGACCTTGTGGTCCATCGGTTGGTCAAGGCCGCCATTGCCCTTGAAGGCGAAGAGACGACGGCCATGCCGTTGCCTGGGCAGAAAAAACTCCAGAATGTCGCGGGGCATATCTCTGGGCGCGAACGTGTGGCCATGGACGCCGAACGCGAAATCCTCAAGCGCGTGACCGTGCTCTTCATGCGTGACCATGTGGGCGAGTCGTTCAACGGTGTAATCTCGCATATCACGGACTTTGGATTCTATGTGGAACTCAAGGAAGTCATGGCCGAGGGATTGGTCCGATTGTCCACAATGGACGATGACTATTACACCTACTGGTCACAGCGCGAGATGCTGGTTGGCGAGCGCACGGGCCGGGCGTTTTCTCTTGGGCAGGCTGTTGAGGTCGTGCTCGATGAAGCGTCACTTGAACGGCTTGAACTCAACTTCAGTCTCAAATCCGTGGTGGCCGCTGCCATGGATTACAAGGACTTGATCTAG
- a CDS encoding YibE/F family protein codes for MKLSSKSYRDWLLVAFFIVVTGALYFLPTGFEKNKDNDAVRCSGTVVSVDNGNIQNLGMIRAGEQAVTLKVLDGPFKGQEFTGNNQLLGQLDRDKIFQQGDKVYVILTLDASGKVIYVNPQAHYRLGLELFLLGLFTTLLLLFGGLTGFKALLSFVFTGMTMWKVLVPLLLKGMDPVWLALSVVALLCAGIIFLVAGINRTGLTAFLGAFLGVVSSCALGVYFTNKFHVHGAVMPFAETLLYSGYGHLNLTRIFMAGVFLASSGAVMDLAMDVASAMSEVVHKKPGISRVEAVWSGIRVGRAVVGTMTTTLLLAYSGGYMTLLMAFMAQGIPLDSTFNFIYVAAEVLKTLVGSFGLVTVAPFTAIVGGMLLVGSEKKKNGSSILTLGPR; via the coding sequence ATGAAATTATCCAGCAAGAGTTATCGCGATTGGCTGCTCGTCGCGTTTTTTATCGTTGTGACCGGGGCGTTGTATTTCCTTCCCACCGGATTTGAGAAGAACAAGGACAATGACGCGGTACGTTGCAGCGGGACTGTGGTGTCCGTGGATAACGGGAATATCCAGAATCTGGGCATGATCCGAGCCGGGGAGCAGGCGGTCACGCTCAAGGTGTTGGATGGTCCGTTCAAAGGACAGGAATTCACCGGCAACAATCAATTGCTGGGGCAGTTGGATCGGGACAAGATTTTTCAGCAGGGTGACAAGGTCTATGTCATCCTGACGCTGGATGCGAGTGGCAAGGTCATCTACGTCAATCCGCAGGCCCACTACCGGCTCGGGCTGGAGCTTTTCCTGCTCGGCCTGTTCACGACATTGCTGCTGCTGTTTGGAGGGCTTACCGGATTCAAGGCCCTGCTGTCGTTTGTCTTTACGGGCATGACCATGTGGAAGGTGCTGGTGCCGCTCCTGCTCAAGGGCATGGACCCGGTCTGGCTGGCGCTCAGTGTTGTCGCGCTGTTGTGTGCCGGTATCATCTTTCTGGTGGCGGGTATCAACCGAACAGGGCTGACAGCCTTTCTCGGAGCCTTCCTCGGTGTGGTTTCCAGCTGTGCACTGGGTGTCTACTTCACCAACAAATTTCACGTCCACGGGGCGGTCATGCCCTTTGCCGAGACCCTGCTCTATTCCGGGTACGGGCATCTCAACCTGACCCGTATCTTCATGGCGGGAGTGTTTCTGGCGTCGTCCGGCGCGGTCATGGATCTGGCCATGGATGTGGCCTCGGCCATGAGCGAGGTGGTGCACAAGAAGCCGGGGATATCTCGTGTGGAAGCGGTCTGGTCCGGCATCCGAGTGGGGCGTGCCGTGGTCGGCACCATGACCACCACGCTGCTTCTGGCCTATTCCGGCGGGTATATGACGTTGCTGATGGCCTTCATGGCTCAGGGTATACCGCTCGATTCCACCTTCAATTTCATCTATGTGGCCGCCGAGGTCCTCAAGACGCTGGTCGGCAGCTTCGGGCTGGTCACTGTCGCGCCGTTCACCGCCATCGTCGGCGGCATGCTCCTTGTGGGGAGCGAGAAGAAAAAAAACGGCTCTTCAATATTGACGTTGGGGCCAAGATAG
- a CDS encoding YccF domain-containing protein, which produces MLSILGNLIWWIIGGLVMALGWLFAGCLLAITIIGIPWARSAFVIARFSLLPFGRTLVRRDLITGEKDAGTSDWGVVGNIIWFVFAGWWLCLGHIMAALGCFVTIIGIPWGWQHLKLAGFTLAPIGLTTVTVEEAERLHGIR; this is translated from the coding sequence ATGTTGTCTATTCTCGGCAATCTTATCTGGTGGATCATCGGGGGGCTGGTCATGGCCCTTGGGTGGTTGTTTGCAGGGTGCTTGCTGGCCATCACCATTATCGGCATCCCGTGGGCGCGCAGTGCGTTTGTCATTGCCCGGTTCTCCCTGCTTCCCTTTGGGCGCACCCTTGTCAGGCGTGATCTGATTACCGGCGAAAAGGATGCGGGCACTTCGGACTGGGGCGTGGTGGGCAATATCATCTGGTTCGTCTTTGCGGGCTGGTGGCTCTGTCTGGGCCATATCATGGCGGCGCTCGGTTGTTTCGTGACCATCATCGGCATCCCCTGGGGCTGGCAGCATCTCAAGCTGGCCGGATTTACCCTGGCTCCCATCGGGCTGACTACGGTCACGGTGGAGGAGGCGGAAAGGCTGCACGGCATTCGGTAG
- a CDS encoding DUF4139 domain-containing protein — protein MFRFKFSAALMLFLFALSLLPLPSFAAGSGAFIAVYNSGRAQVRETRVVTLPKGAAAVVFTDVPETLDPTSIRAFAQGMTVNDIAYSYTPITVRNLLDAYVGKELTVILPDPSDANARILRKATLVSNQDGPVFITGKEVYVGDYDAILLPELPKGLNAEPTLTLTTDSADKGTKGVSLSYLMGGLNWRADYTMTVDKDGARAAIDAWATVTNTSGKMFKSADVRLVAGEVSRALGKRMTRNAPVMAMESMDMDAVPAPASEESFSQYHVYAIDRAISLPANGTKQVGLFSAPAVAVSQELTSRFSSGPSVRRGEMKQPVESALIFTNTKQNGLGVPMPEGLVRVFMPTSDGNNLLAGEVAVGHKAEGKEVRLVLGRSFDVNVERVQKNYEKIGKNAFTMTWEITATNGNAKPQDLKLLDSFPGDWEVIKADVPYSKVDGSTIAFNISGLTSVPKVITYTVRITY, from the coding sequence ATGTTTCGGTTCAAATTTTCTGCTGCCCTGATGCTCTTTCTCTTTGCTCTCTCACTCCTTCCGCTTCCTTCTTTTGCTGCTGGAAGTGGTGCGTTTATAGCCGTATATAATTCGGGCCGTGCACAGGTCCGGGAGACGCGTGTGGTCACCCTGCCCAAAGGCGCGGCGGCTGTGGTCTTTACCGATGTTCCCGAAACCCTGGACCCCACCTCTATTCGGGCTTTTGCGCAAGGCATGACAGTCAATGATATAGCGTACAGCTATACGCCCATAACTGTCAGAAATCTGCTGGACGCCTACGTGGGCAAGGAGTTGACGGTTATTCTTCCCGATCCTTCGGATGCCAATGCGCGCATCCTGCGCAAGGCCACGCTGGTTTCCAATCAGGATGGTCCTGTCTTTATCACCGGAAAGGAAGTCTATGTCGGTGACTATGACGCCATTCTTTTGCCGGAACTGCCCAAAGGATTGAACGCGGAGCCGACCCTGACCTTGACCACGGACAGCGCGGACAAGGGGACGAAAGGCGTCTCGTTGAGCTATCTCATGGGTGGGCTCAATTGGCGGGCCGACTATACAATGACTGTGGACAAGGATGGTGCCCGTGCCGCCATTGATGCGTGGGCCACGGTAACCAATACTTCGGGAAAGATGTTCAAATCGGCTGACGTTCGTCTTGTGGCCGGTGAGGTCAGTCGCGCCTTGGGCAAGAGGATGACGCGCAATGCGCCTGTCATGGCCATGGAATCCATGGACATGGACGCTGTTCCGGCTCCTGCTTCCGAGGAATCCTTTTCTCAATATCATGTCTATGCGATCGACCGCGCAATCTCCCTGCCTGCCAACGGCACCAAGCAGGTTGGCCTTTTCTCTGCTCCGGCTGTGGCAGTATCCCAGGAGCTGACCAGCCGTTTCAGCAGTGGCCCGTCAGTACGACGCGGTGAGATGAAACAGCCTGTGGAATCGGCGCTCATCTTCACTAACACCAAGCAGAACGGGTTGGGAGTTCCCATGCCCGAGGGGCTGGTCCGTGTCTTCATGCCCACGTCCGATGGCAACAACCTGCTGGCAGGTGAAGTCGCCGTGGGGCACAAGGCAGAAGGAAAAGAGGTCCGTCTGGTTCTCGGCCGTTCCTTTGACGTGAATGTGGAGCGTGTTCAGAAGAACTATGAAAAGATCGGCAAGAATGCGTTTACCATGACCTGGGAAATCACTGCCACCAATGGCAACGCCAAGCCGCAGGACCTGAAGTTGCTCGACTCCTTCCCCGGCGACTGGGAAGTGATCAAGGCAGACGTGCCGTATTCCAAGGTGGATGGTTCCACCATCGCGTTTAACATCTCCGGTCTCACAAGCGTGCCCAAGGTCATCACCTACACCGTCAGGATCACATATTAG
- a CDS encoding LexA family transcriptional regulator: protein MSNGFESFFERLCSETEIKNQSQLARELDVGRAAVSLAKRKDSVPARWILDLSARFGLNPLWLEQGKGFPRPEAAIAAAVEEGACYEEVPKVRARLCAGGGSFETEGLVEGYYSFRSDWLNRRGNPANMVLMEVIGNSMEPEIKEGDLVLIDQSRSDVLSGGIYAVGVEDTVMVKRVERLPGTLVLRSDNVDYSPIHLSGDELNNVRVIGQVLWASREYR, encoded by the coding sequence ATGAGTAACGGATTCGAGTCTTTTTTCGAGAGGCTTTGTTCAGAGACGGAAATCAAAAATCAATCCCAGCTTGCCCGTGAGCTGGATGTCGGCCGGGCCGCGGTGTCACTTGCCAAGCGCAAGGATTCCGTACCTGCACGGTGGATTCTCGACCTGTCGGCGCGGTTCGGACTGAACCCGCTCTGGTTGGAACAGGGCAAGGGGTTTCCTCGGCCGGAAGCAGCCATAGCTGCTGCAGTGGAAGAGGGGGCCTGCTATGAAGAAGTCCCCAAAGTGCGCGCTCGGCTGTGTGCCGGTGGCGGGTCCTTTGAGACAGAAGGGCTGGTGGAAGGTTATTACTCCTTTCGTTCGGATTGGCTGAACCGACGCGGTAATCCAGCCAATATGGTGCTCATGGAAGTCATAGGAAATTCCATGGAACCCGAGATCAAGGAAGGGGATCTGGTACTTATCGATCAGTCCCGATCCGATGTGCTTTCCGGCGGCATTTATGCCGTTGGCGTGGAAGACACGGTTATGGTGAAACGGGTTGAACGGCTGCCCGGTACATTGGTACTGCGTAGCGACAACGTGGATTATTCGCCTATCCATCTTTCGGGCGACGAGCTGAACAATGTCCGGGTCATAGGCCAGGTCTTGTGGGCTTCGAGAGAGTATCGCTGA